The Mus pahari chromosome 2, PAHARI_EIJ_v1.1, whole genome shotgun sequence genomic interval TGCTCAGGGCCAGTCCTGGGCATGAGGATCAGCACATGTTTCTTTGTCTCTTACAGGCATCTTGCCCGTAGCAGACCTGACTCCCCCACCCCTGAAGCCCAGGAAGGTCTGGATCGTCTACTCGGCCGACCACCCCCTCTATGTGGAGGTGGTCCTAAAGTTCGCCCAGTTCCTGATCACTGCCTGTGGCACTGAAGTAGCCCTTGACCTCCTGGAAGAGCAGGTTATCTCTGAGGTGGGGGTCATGACCTGGGTGAGCCGACAGAAGCAGGAGATGGTGGAGAGCAACTCCAAAATCATCATCCTGTGTTCCCGAGGCACCCAAGCAAAGTGGAAAGCTATTTTGGGTTGGTCTGAGCCTGCTGTCCAGCTACGGTGCGACCACTGGAAGCCTGCTGGGGACCTTTTCACGGCAGCCATGAACATGATCCTGCCAGACTTCAAAAGGCCAGCCTGCTTCGGCACCTACGTGATTTGCTACTTCAGTGGCATCTGCAGCGAGAGGGATGTCCCCGACCTCTTCAACATCACCTCCAGGTACCCACTCATGGACAGATTTGAGGAGGTTTACTTCCGGATCCAAGACCTGGAGATGTTTGAACCTGGCCGCATGCACCATGTCAGAGAGCTCACAGGGGACAATTACCTGCAGAGCCCTAGTGGCCGGCAGCTCAAGGAGGCTGTGGTTAGGTTCCAGGAGTGGCAAACCCAGTGCCCCGACTGGTTTGAGCGTGAGAACCTCTGCTTAGCTGATGGCCAAGATCTTCCATCCCTGGATGAAGAAGTGTTTGAAGACCCACTGCTGCCACCAGGGGGAGGAATTGTCAAACAGAAGCCCCTGGTGCGGGAACTCCCATCTGAAGGCTGCCTTGTGGTAGATGTCTGTGtcagggagggagaaagtggaaTGGCAAAGCTGGACCCTAAGCTGCAGTCACAGAGAGAGCTAGTGGCTCAGACCCTCCAAAGCACGGTGCTGCTAGCAGAACAGGTCCCTGCAGCTCACGTGGTGGAGCCTCTCCACCTCCCAGACGGCAGTGGAACAGCTGCCCAGCTGACCATGACGGAGGACAGCGAGGCTTGCCCGCTGCTGGGGGTCCAGAGGAACAGCATCCTTTGTCTCCCCGTGAACTCGGATGACTTGCCTCTCTGTAGCACTCCAATGATGTCACCTGACCACCTCCAAGGTGATGCAAGAGAGCAGCTAGAAAGCCTAATGCTCTCGGTGCTGCAGCAGAGCCTGAGCGGGCagcctctggagagctggccGAGGCCTGAGGTGGTCCTCAAGGACTGCACACCCTCTGAGGAGGAGCAGCGGCAGTCGGTACAGTCAGACCAGGGCTACATCTCCAGAAGCTCCCCGCAGCCCCCCGACTGgctcacagaggaggaagagctaGGACTGGGTGAGCCCGTTGAGTCTCTCTCTCCTGAGGAACTACAGAGcctgaggaacctccagaggCAGCTTTTCTTCTGGGAGCTTGAGAAGAACCCTGGCTGGAACAGCTTGGAGCCACAGAGACCCACCACAGAAGAGCAGGCTCCCTCCTAGGCCTCCTGAGCCTGCTACTTAAGAGGATGTAtgttgtactgtgtgtgtgtgtgtgtgtgtgtgtgtgtgtgtagtgcccgGCTTGGAGATGTGGACATCTGAGTCTGACATAGTGTTGTATACCTGAAGTTCTAGCACTTGGAGACTGAGACTTGATGATCTCCTGAACCCAGGGGTTCAGGGCCAGTGTGAAAACATAGCAAgacctcagaaaaataaatgcagaaatcTTGGTTCTGATCCCTAAACACCCACCTTTACCTGATATGAACATCTGGCCGTCTTTGCACAAGAATCCACAGCCTGTTCCCAGAGCTCATAGCCAAGTGTTGCTCATTCCTTGAACATTTATTCTGTGCCTACTATTCATCAGACATTTGGAATTCAAAAACAAGTTCCATGACACAGCCTTGACCACTAAGAAGCTTAAAGTTCAGTAAGGATGTAAAATTAGCCAGGATGAATAGAGGACTGCTGCCCTGCCTGCAGAAGAACCTGGGAGCCTGGGGGTGGCGTCTGGGCAAGAGGGGAGCTCCTTTCCTAGGAGGGGAGTGGCCTGTGGATTGAGTATTAGGAAGGAGCCAGAGTTCAGGGTGGAGAGAGCGGTGGCGCTAAGGTGGGAGCAGCCGGGGACCCCTTTCAGGAGTGGATCTGTTGCCCAGCGGGGGAGGAAACTTCATGCCAAATATACCCAGAAGTCTTCTCAGATGAGCTTTTTAGAAAGAGTCGGTATAGAAATGGGTGATGCAAAActtgagaagcaggaagaggcgTGTGAAATCCTGtgctctctcaagtgctggctgCCAGTCCGTGGGAGGGCTGCAGCATGTGATTCTTTGTGGGCTGCAGTCACACAGATCCCTGGAGGTTGGGAGTCTAAGATTCCCGAGCTTTACCTCAGGGTACAGTGAGGGAGTTGAGAAAGATGTGAGGGTAGTGGGAATAGGGGCATGGCATGACAGGAGAAATTGGGAGGCCCTCCAAGGTCAGaggaaagtatgtcactgtataACTAAGGTATGAGAGGTTGTTTAAAGTAGCTCCAGGGCGCCCTCTTGGGGCAGATAGCAGCCTTGCGGCTTAGGTTTTAGAGGATGCACAGGTCTGCGCACTGCCAGTTGTCTAGACTTCGATGAGAAAAGGACCATGAAATGCTGTGGGAAGCTCGAATTCAGTGgttgtatgtgtgcgcatgtgtgtgcagtaaTAAAGACTTAATAAAGTTGCTGTATTGGTAAGAATTCATAGTTGTTATTGAATCACCTCTTACCATAGGTCAAGATGTTCCTACTTTTTAAGCTGTTACAGACACATCTTGCCTAGCATTAGCAAGCCCTTGAGGTTCCAAGTCTCAGACAGCGTGTGGCCTATATTCAGCCCAGCAGCAGCCAAGTGTGAGAGAGAAAGCCCCTCCCACCCACCAGCCTTTCCCAGCTCTGTTTCTTCAGAAATTCAGGCAAGGGTCCTTGGGTCTAGACACCTGTCAAGCCTATGGCATCTGCCACCCCAGCTTCAGATAGGAACTTAAAAGTAAGTTCTCCCAGCAGCAAATCAGCCCCACATCAGCCCAGAATTGCTCTCCACCATGTCCTACTCCACTCAGGGCTCACAACCCTCAGCTTCTAGCTGTTGCCATTAGAGCGTATCAGTACTGGTTCTTCTGCATGATTTCTTTCTCCTGAGGTCTTATAGAGACATCCATACATCGTACAGTTCACAACTGCTCCTTTGCAGCTGAGTGGTGTGGCATATTCAGAGTTCAGTGACAAGCAGTGTAATGGACTTTAGAACACTCGTATACCCCGGAAAGAAGCGTGGTGCTCCTTCCTCCCCTACCTCCTCAGCCCCGGGTAGCAGCACATCTGCCTTCTCCCACCTTCTAGACACGTCTGTTCTAGATTTTCCATATACTAGGATCAGAATTCTCTGGGGCTTTTTGGCTATTTTGTGTTCTTTATCCCGCTCCCTCCTTAGAGATCTTTGCTCATCATGAATGTTAGAAATTCTAGAAACTGGTGTCTGCTGTCAGACAAATGCCAAGATCATCAAGAACATCAAAACCATTCCCTTTTGCTTGCATTATCCTGAACTGGGCCTAATGAAACTGTTTTGGCCTGACATGGTACCACATTTGAGTCTTCACAGGAATTCCAAGCCAACCTTGGtaatagtaagaccctgtctcaagacaggAAACAAATTTCAAAAGGTGGCTCCACAGGTCAAGGGGCTTGCCCCCCCAAGCTTTGAtgtcctaagttcaatccccagggcctgcctggaaggagagaatctgATCTCAACACAGATTTCATGGTGGGCGCGCAGGGCGCGTGAGTGCGTGGGCGCGCAGGGCGCGTGAGTGCGTGGGCGCNNNNNNNNNNNNNNNNNNNNNNNNNNNNNNNNNNNNNNNNNNNNNNNNNNNNNNNNNNNNNNNNNNNNNNNNNNNNNNNNNNNNNNNNNNNNNNNNNNNNNNNNNNNNNNNNNNNNNNNNNNNNNNNNNNNNNNNNNNNNCAGGGCGCGTGAGTGCGTGGGCGCACACAGGGCGCGTGAGTGCGTGGGCGCGCAGGGCGCGTGAGTGCGTGGGCGCGCAGGGCACGTGAGCGCGTAGGCGCACACGCCAGTAACTAGGACTAAGAGGACCCCTGTCTGGGTGACTGGGTGTAGCTCAGCaatagagcacttgtctagcacacatatgcctcaggaaaaaaaaacagaaaaaggtggctgaagagcactggctgctttctcagaggacccaggctgttctcagcacccacacggcggCTCGCAatcgcctgtaactccagccccaggggatccagtgtgatcttttggcctcttcaggcaccaggcacgctcacagtgcacatacatacatgcaggcaaaccactcaCACATGTAAGTCGTTTAAGATCTATTTGCACCCCCACCAACAGAAGCCAGCTGCTGCTGCCATGAGCTGCTTTCTTGGCTCTTTGCCTATCTCCTAGAAAGTAACAGGGTGACACTTAGTAGAAAACAGTTAGCACAGGACCAGAAGGGACATGGGACCTGTACCCCTCAGGCATTTCACTGCATCTCTAGGCAAGCTCCTGACTGCACTTTCCTGTCTTGAACCTAATCAAGAAatgaggtgtggggggaggggtgtgaacAAGGAAGGAGTAAGGGACAATTAGAGGTGACCTGGGTGTCACTTGATAGAGTGTTCCAGTCCAGATCTAGTTTCTTGGCACTGCTTGGGAAGGCCCACACTCAAGTCCCTTAGCCACGCTTCCAGCTGCATGGGAGCTGACATCTGTGATGGGAGATGAAAATGGATTGAGTTAGTTTTACTTACCTGTGAAAATGAAGCAGGTAAGGtctgtggctcagtgatagacgGCTCGCTAAGCCTGACACCCTGGGTTGCATCCCCAGTCCGCAAGTAAGACaagaagacatgaaaatgaaGTAGGGACTAAGGAGGAGGGAAGTATCCTGGAGACGTAATGGACAGTTAGCTGCGGGAGTATCTAAGTAAGTGGAAGAACAGGCGACACTGTAGGCTCCAGCCCATGTAAGGGAGCAACATGCCGAGAGCTCTTTGGCACAGTCAGTGCAAGACTGGCGCTGTAACTCAGGACTTGCGTCTCACAAGTCAGATGTGTTAGACAGAAAGTTCCTTACAAAGAGCATCCCGGCCCTGCTGCTCGGAAGCTGAGCAGCTTTAGATCAACAACTTTCCTAGGCTCCAGGTTGCTCTCTCTAAAAAGGAGCTGGCAGGTAGCATGCTCCTGGCTGTCACATCACCCCATCCCCAAGTGGCTCCCAGGGccatcctcttcctccagctCTCTCTATtgtggcctctgctggcaccagcCCTTTCCATTTTGGACAGTGAAGGTGGGTGGTCACCGCATGGAGAGAGCCTTTGTTATTGGAACTTGACATCCTCTGTTTCTTTGCTTATGGATGAGTTAAGTTCTTGTCCAGCCTGCCCTGTCCACTCCTCACCTGGATACTTTTCCTAAAGGGTCACCCTTGGGTTATGGGCACCTTAGTAGGAGCTAGCCCCCAGGATCCTTCATCTCAGACTGGAGAAAGTGATGTAACCGTGGCCTGAGAAGGGCGTGACCACACCTTGGCAAGATGCCTCCATTGGTTGACCGTATTCTTCTCTTCCATGCACCTGCTTAGACAGTGAAGTCAGTTTTGCTTTCAGCTACAACTGAGCTTAAACACAGGGAAAGTTGACCCCACTGAGCAGCTGACATCTGAAGGCTCCTGTGACGTGAAGATCTAAGAGGTGACAGACCTGGGCTTAGAGTGACTGCAGGTAGCCTTCACTAGCTTCTCATCCCGCGGTGCTTCAGGAAAAGGAGCTGCAGCCACCCACAGGTGACTGTTGAGGAATGAGCTAGCGGCTCTGCACCTTGGCCTGGTGCCCCAGGGTGTGGTTTTATCCTCTTCCTTGGCACCAGTACTATACCACCACCGTTTACCCCGGGGTGGCCTCCCTCGCCCCACACTAAACCAGTTCTCCAGAGCCTCCTCCAGTTTTCCCGAATGTCTCTGAGGAACTCCAGCTGACCAGAGCCAACAGGCACTGCTGGCTTACCTGGAAGAGTTGTCTAAATATGTTGAACAGACCTGGACAGAtttaggaagaaatgaaaatgtgctgTTACATTGTCCTGGAGTTGTTTTCTGCATTCCattcttggtttgttttggttttcgaaacagggtttctctgtgtaaccctggctatcctggaacttgatcctagaccaagctagccttgaactcagagagatctacctgcctctttgatcctgagtgctgggatcaaaggtgtgcacccctactttttctcccccctcttttcattctcttttgtgtgtgtgcattgctctctttttaaaatatttatttatttatttatttatttatttaatgtatgtgagtacactgttgctctcttcagagaaaccagaagaaggagtcagatcccattacagatggttgtgagccaccatgtggttgctgggaattgaactcatgacctctggaagagcagtcagtgttcttaaccactgagccatctctc includes:
- the Il17ra gene encoding interleukin-17 receptor A isoform X2 codes for the protein MATWRRWPRVVPEPALGWLLLLLSALAPGRASPRLLDFPAPVCAQKGLSCRVKNSTCLDDSWIHPKNLTPSSPKNIYVNVSISSTQHGELVPVLHVEWTLQTDASILYLEGAELSVLQLNTNERLCVKFQFLSMLQHHHKRWRFSFSHFVVDPGQEYEVTVHHLPKPIPDGDPNHKSKIIFVPDCEDTEMKRTTSCVSSGSLWDPNITVETLDTQHLRVDFTLWNESTPYQVLLESFLDSENHSCFDDIKQISAPRQEEFHQRANITFALSKLHWCCHHRVQVQPFFSSCLNDCLRHAVTVPCPGISKTTVPKPDYIPLWVYGLITLIAILLVGSVIVLIICMTWRLSGTDQEKHGDDSKINGILPVADLTPPPLKPRKVWIVYSADHPLYVEVVLKFAQFLITACGTEVALDLLEEQVISEVGVMTWVSRQKQEMVESNSKIIILCSRGTQAKWKAILGWSEPAVQLRCDHWKPAGDLFTAAMNMILPDFKRPACFGTYVICYFSGICSERDVPDLFNITSRYPLMDRFEEVYFRIQDLEMFEPGRMHHVRELTGDNYLQSPSGRQLKEAVVRFQEWQTQCPDWFERENLCLADGQDLPSLDEEVFEDPLLPPGGGIVKQKPLVRELPSEGCLVVDVCVREGESGMAKLDPKLQSQRELVAQTLQSTVLLAEQVPAAHVVEPLHLPDGSGTAAQLTMTEDSEACPLLGVQRNSILCLPVNSDDLPLCSTPMMSPDHLQGDAREQLESLMLSVLQQSLSGQPLESWPRPEVVLKDCTPSEEEQRQSVQSDQGYISRSSPQPPDWLTEEEELGLGEPVESLSPEELQSLRNLQRQLFFWELEKNPGWNSLEPQRPTTEEQAPS
- the Il17ra gene encoding interleukin-17 receptor A isoform X1; this encodes MATWRRWPRVVPEPALGWLLLLLSALAPGRASPRLLDFPAPVCAQKGLSCRVKNSTCLDDSWIHPKNLTPSSPKNIYVNVSISSTQHGELVPVLHVEWTLQTDASILYLEGAELSVLQLNTNERLCVKFQFLSMLQHHHKRWRFSFSHFVVDPGQEYEVTVHHLPKPIPDGDPNHKSKIIFVPDCEDTEMKRTTSCVSSGSLWDPNITVETLDTQHLRVDFTLWNESTPYQVLLESFLDSENHSCFDDIKQISAPRQEEFHQRANITFALSKLHWCCHHRVQVQPFFSSCLNDCLRHAVTVPCPGISKTTVPKPVTDYIPLWVYGLITLIAILLVGSVIVLIICMTWRLSGTDQEKHGDDSKINGILPVADLTPPPLKPRKVWIVYSADHPLYVEVVLKFAQFLITACGTEVALDLLEEQVISEVGVMTWVSRQKQEMVESNSKIIILCSRGTQAKWKAILGWSEPAVQLRCDHWKPAGDLFTAAMNMILPDFKRPACFGTYVICYFSGICSERDVPDLFNITSRYPLMDRFEEVYFRIQDLEMFEPGRMHHVRELTGDNYLQSPSGRQLKEAVVRFQEWQTQCPDWFERENLCLADGQDLPSLDEEVFEDPLLPPGGGIVKQKPLVRELPSEGCLVVDVCVREGESGMAKLDPKLQSQRELVAQTLQSTVLLAEQVPAAHVVEPLHLPDGSGTAAQLTMTEDSEACPLLGVQRNSILCLPVNSDDLPLCSTPMMSPDHLQGDAREQLESLMLSVLQQSLSGQPLESWPRPEVVLKDCTPSEEEQRQSVQSDQGYISRSSPQPPDWLTEEEELGLGEPVESLSPEELQSLRNLQRQLFFWELEKNPGWNSLEPQRPTTEEQAPS